A stretch of the Balneola vulgaris DSM 17893 genome encodes the following:
- the nuoF gene encoding NADH-quinone oxidoreductase subunit NuoF — MSFDWKSYTPVIIPDIPNLHEIDVYIKNGGYDELKKVVTGSDWTPESVVNEVKAANIRGRGGAGFNAGLKWSFMPKPDGGPRYLACNGDESEPGTFKDRKIFEYNPHLFIEGALIAAYAMQVSTIYVYIRGEYRSWILMMEKALKDAYDKGFIGKNLFGTDFSVDFHVTGGAGAYICGEETSMLESLEGKRGYPRVKPPFPAQKGLWGRPTTINNIETLANVPLVIKNGADWFKNIGAETHPGPVLYGISGHVNRPGVYELPTGMPIHTLINEVAGGMRNGKKLKGLIPGGSSTPILRGDALDGVCMDADSLREAGSMMGTAGMIVMDEDTDMVEMLWRISHFYHHESCGQCTPCREGTGWLEKILLKIRDGEGEIRDLDLLLDLTTQMEGRTICALADAAAWPVRHTINRFRDEFEAKCKKSTFAIA; from the coding sequence ATGTCGTTTGATTGGAAATCCTATACTCCTGTTATAATACCTGATATCCCAAATCTCCATGAGATTGATGTATATATCAAAAATGGTGGTTATGACGAACTAAAGAAAGTTGTAACAGGGTCTGATTGGACTCCGGAAAGCGTTGTAAACGAAGTGAAAGCGGCGAACATTCGTGGCCGAGGTGGTGCTGGTTTCAACGCGGGTTTAAAATGGTCGTTCATGCCAAAGCCAGATGGCGGTCCTCGTTATCTTGCATGTAATGGTGATGAATCGGAACCAGGTACCTTCAAGGATCGCAAAATCTTTGAGTACAACCCTCACCTCTTTATTGAAGGTGCTTTGATAGCTGCTTACGCTATGCAAGTATCCACCATCTATGTTTATATCCGTGGCGAATACCGCTCTTGGATTCTAATGATGGAAAAAGCCCTTAAAGACGCTTACGACAAAGGCTTTATTGGTAAAAATTTATTCGGAACTGATTTTAGTGTCGACTTCCACGTTACCGGTGGTGCTGGTGCATACATCTGTGGTGAGGAAACTTCGATGTTAGAATCTCTTGAAGGTAAGCGTGGTTATCCACGTGTGAAGCCTCCCTTCCCTGCTCAAAAAGGATTATGGGGACGCCCAACAACCATCAACAACATTGAGACGCTAGCGAATGTGCCTCTTGTAATTAAGAATGGTGCCGATTGGTTCAAGAATATTGGAGCTGAAACACACCCTGGTCCCGTACTATATGGTATCTCAGGGCATGTAAATCGCCCGGGCGTATATGAACTACCAACAGGTATGCCCATCCACACTTTGATTAATGAAGTAGCTGGTGGAATGAGAAATGGCAAGAAACTAAAAGGACTTATTCCAGGCGGTTCTTCTACCCCTATTCTACGTGGCGACGCTCTCGATGGCGTGTGCATGGATGCCGATTCCCTACGTGAAGCAGGCTCTATGATGGGTACTGCAGGTATGATTGTAATGGACGAAGACACCGATATGGTTGAAATGCTTTGGAGAATCTCCCATTTCTACCACCATGAGTCGTGTGGCCAATGTACGCCATGCCGTGAAGGAACCGGTTGGTTAGAAAAGATTTTACTTAAAATCAGAGATGGTGAAGGAGAAATCAGAGATTTAGATCTGCTTCTCGATTTAACCACGCAAATGGAAGGACGTACGATTTGTGCACTCGCTGATGCAGCTGCATGGCCTGTACGCCATACCATCAATCGCTTTAGAGATGAATTTGAAGCAAAGTGCAAGAAAAGCACTTTCGCTATAGCTTAA